Proteins encoded in a region of the Triticum dicoccoides isolate Atlit2015 ecotype Zavitan chromosome 3A, WEW_v2.0, whole genome shotgun sequence genome:
- the LOC119267191 gene encoding NDR1/HIN1-like protein 2, whose product MSSNGKPNPQPPAAAAAATNGAGAGGPPKMYQRPIYRPQGPAKGRRGGRSSCRFSCCCCFFWAVLVVLLLALVAAVAGGGFYLLYRPHRPAFTLSVARVNKLSLSSSATAPALTDSIDFTLTAKNPNKKLVYLYDDFTVTAATAANAVPLGEATVPGFLHEANNITVIKATVTAAALGVDPTAASSDIKKSGTFAITLDLETKAGVKVGGLKTKKIGIQVHCDGIKVAAPAAAPAPAKKKGVKLTVAKAPSKAPAAVEAPEPSAAVDDATTSPPAATTVARVCQVRIRVKIWKWTF is encoded by the coding sequence ATGTCTTCCAACGGCAAGCCCAACCCgcagccccccgccgccgccgccgcggccaccaacggcgcgggcgcgggcgggccgCCCAAGATGTACCAGCGCCCCATCTACCGCCCGCAGGGCCCCGCAAAGGGCCGCCGCGGGGGCCGCTCCTCCTGCCGcttcagctgctgctgctgcttcttctgggCCGTGCTCGTCGTGCTCCTCCTggccctcgtcgccgccgtcgccggcggcggctTCTACCTCCTCTACCGCCCCCACCGCCCGGCCTTCACCCTCTCCGTGGCGCGCGTCAACAAGCTCAGCCTCTCCAGCTCCGCCACGGCGCCCGCGCTCACCGACTCCATCGACTTCACGCTCACCGCCAAGAACCCCAACAAGAAGCTCGTCTACCTGTACGACGACTTCACCGTCACCGCCGCCACGGCCGCCAACGCCGTGCCGCTCGGGGAGGCGACCGTGCCGGGGTTCCTGCACGAGGCCAACAACATCACCGTCATCAAGGCCACCGTCACCGCGGCCGCGCTCGGGGTCGACCCCACCGCCGCCAGCTCCGACATCAAGAAGTCGGGCACCTTCGCCATCACCCTCGACCTGGAGACCAAGGCCGGCGTCAAGGTGGGCGGGCTCAAGACCAAGAAGATCGGCATCCAGGTGCACTGCGACGGCATCAAGGTGGCCGCGCCCGCCGCGGCGCCCGcgccggcgaagaagaagggggtgAAGCTCACCGTCGCCAAGGCGCCGTCGAAGGCGCCGGCCGCCGTGGAGGCCCCGGAGCCGTCCGCGGCCGTCGACGACGCGACAACCTCGCCCCCGGCGGCGACCACCGTCGCGCGCGTGTGCCAGGTCAGGATCCGAGTCAAGATCTGGAAGTGGACCTTCTAG